The Rhodococcus rhodochrous DNA window GGCAAGTAGAGGTAGGTGCAGTAGCGGTAGAAGCGGTCGTTCTCGAGTTGCTCGAACAACTCGTCGGGTGGGTTCTCGCCGTCGGGCCCGACGAACAGGTCGAGCAGCGGGACGAGGACGTAGATCAGCAGGGGGCCGATCCACCACAGGATCGGGGTGACGCTCTGCAGGCCGAGTTCGTTACCGCCCCACACCAGGGCGGTGGCGACGAACAGCGCCGTCGGGGGCACCAGGCCCAGAAGCCACAGATGGCGCTTTCGGTCGCGCCACTGAAGGTCGGGTCGATCCACCGAATCCGCGGATGCCGTACTCATGTCGGGTCTCCTCATCACCGTCGATGGCGCCGGGCACGCCACCACACGGTGACGCACACCACTCATGCCTTGACTCTAGGCCGCTGTTCGTCCGAGGTCTAGACATTTGGAGGAATTTGTAAATCTCACGAAGATGCGTCCGGAAACGACGAAGGCGAGCCCGTGCGGGCTCGCCTTCGATTCGATTCCGTCCCTACCGGGACTCTGTTTCAGGACTCTGCTTCAGGACTCTGCTTCAGGACTCGTCGGTCGCCGATCCCGGTATCTCGCCGAGCCGGGCCCGGAAGACCTGGGTGTCCGCGGCACAACCGTGGACGGTCGGATTCCGGTCGCACGCCGACAACCACGCCGAGTCGCCGGGCCTCAGCGTCACCGACTCGCCGTCGCACTCGACGCGGGCATCGCCTGCGGTGCACAGCAGGATCTGTGGTCCGTCGGCACCGACCCCGAGGGCGTCGCCCGGGGCGAGATCGATGCGGGACAACGCGAACTCCGGTGCCGGGGTGCGGTAGCGGCGCTCGATCGGGCCCTGCCCCGTCCCGGTCTCCGCCGACTCCTCCGGTACGGCTTCGAGAATCGGCACCGAGGCCGCACCGAAGTCGAGCACCCGCAGCAGTTCGGGCACGTCCACATGCTTCGGGGTGAGACCACCGCGCAGCACGTTGTCGGAGTTCGCCATGATCTCGACACCCATGCCGTGCAGGTAGGCGTGCAGATTTCCCGCGTCGAGGTACAGACCCTGGCCCGGCTGCAGGGTGATGCGGTTGAGCAGCAGCGAGGCGAGCACTCCGGCGTCGCCGGGATAGAAGTCCGCCAGCTGCAGGGCCGTGCGCACCTCCGGAACGAAATCGCGTTCGCCGTTCCGTCCGGCTGCGAGATAGGTGACGCAACCGTCGAGCACACGCGGCAACAGCGCCGCGAGAGCGGGCGGGGGCAACGTGATCCAGGTGGTGAACAGTGCCCGCAGACCACTCGAATCGGGTTGGCCCGCGAGCAGTCCTACATAGGGGTCGAGTTCCGGCACGGCCAGCGCCTCGAACAGCTCCACGGTCCGTTTCGGATCGCGAAAGCCGGCCAGGGCCTCGAACCGGGTCAGAGCCACGACGAGTTCGGGCTTGTGGCTGGCGTCCTTGTAGTTGCGGACGGGCGAGTCGATCGGGATGCCGAGTGCTTCCTCACGAGCGAAGCCCTCGGCTGCCTGACCGGCGCTGGGATGCGCCTGCAGCGACAGCGGTTCCTCCGCCGCCAGCAGCTTGAGGAGGAAGGGCAGGCGGGGACCGAATGCCCCCACCGTGCGATCACCGAGGTGTCGCTGCGGATCGGCCGACAGTACGTCGAGCAGCGAGTGCTCGTCGCCGTCCGAATCCACCAGCCTGGCGGGATCGGCCGGGTGCGCACCGAGCCACAACTCGGCCTCGGGATGATGGGACGGCACATTGCGGCCACGCAGGGCGGCGATCGCGGTCCGCGATCCCCAGGCGTACGAGCGCACCGCACCTTCGAGTCGGTGCACTATCTCCCCCCTGCCAATCCGAGATATGCGGCCGCCATCTCTGTGCGGACGGTCAACACTGCCACCTGTTCCAGCACGGTCGGAACCGTGCTCGATTCGAACTCTCCGATCACGGACATCAATTCCACATCCGGAAGTGCCGCCGTCCTGCGCTGCGCCGCCGAGCGGTCGGGGTCGGTGCTGAGTACGAACACCCGTGCCGGTGCGATCGGTGCCGGTCCGTCCAGCTCCTCGTCGTGGAAGAACGGGTCGTAGTTCTCACCGCTCGCGGTGACGACGTTCGTGAGCCGGTCGCGCGCGACCAGCACGTCGCTCAGCGCCGCCGCGCCGGCAACCACACCCGCTTCCTGGAGCAGGGACTCCGACGCGTGCCGGGCGAGCACCGCAGTCGCGGCGGAATCACCCGCGAACACCACGCGGCGCGACTGCATGCGCACCGCGAGCGACTTGGCGGGATTGTGGAAGACCTCGTTCGCCGGGTGATTGCGCGCCGCTTCCTCGTCGGCCGTGTCGGCGACCTGGGCGAGCGGCGGGACACCGGTGATCCGGACGGCGCGCTGCAGCACACCGAGCACCGCACAGAACACCGCGACGTGCCGGGCGAGTACGTACCGGGTCTGGACCCGGACGCGCGGCGGCAACGACATCGCGCGACCGGCCGAGACCGCCCGCACCGGACCTTCGTCGGGGGCGTCGACGACGACCTCCGCGCTGCGACGCAGTCCGGCGTCGATGCTGCGCGCCAGCTCGGGATCGCCGGCGTCGTTCCCCGAGACCACCACGACGTCGAGCGCGCCGACCCACGGCGGGGTGGCCGGCGCGGAAACCAGGGGCACACCGGCCTGCCCACCGAACATCGCGACGACCAATTCGGCGGCCGAGCGGGCGCGGGCGTCGGTGCCGACGAAGACCACACTGCGGGGGTGCATATCGGTGAGCCGGCCGAGCAGACCTTCGTCGACCGCCGCGGCGACCGCGCGGATCTGGGCGCCGCCGAGGGCCGCGCTCCTGAGGATGCCGTCGACATCGGCGGCGAGAACACCGCCCGCATCGTCGAAGTCGAACAGCGGTGAGGGTGCCGTCACGACCGCATCACCTTCCTTCCGCCGCCGCGACCTCGGCGAGTCGGCTGACAGGGCCCGGTGGGGCCACCGACCCGAGATCGGTACTCCGCCGAACCGACACCGGCACGACCTGTACCGGCACTTCGATTATTCCCGTTGTCCCTCCGTCTACGCACGAACGACGGAAAGGATCTCCTTCACCAATGCCTCGACCTCACCGTCCGTGCGGGCCTCCACGTTGAGCCGCAGCAACGGCTCGGTGTTGGACGCGCGCAGGTTGAACCATGCGTTGTCGGGCAGGTCGACGGTGACACCGTCGAGCCGGTCGATCGACACCGCGCGGTCCTCGAACGCCGCGACGACGGCCTCGGTGCGCTCGGCGGCATCGGCGACCGTCGAGTTGATCTCGCCCGACGCCGCGTACCGGTTGTAGGAGCTCATCAGCTCGGAGAGCGGACCGTCCTGCGAGGCGAGTGCGGCGAGGACGTGCAGGGCCGCGAGCATGCCGGAGTCGGCACCCCAGAAGTCGCGGAAGTAGTAGTGCGCCGAGTGTTCCCCGCCGAAGACGGCACCGGTCTCGGCCATCTGCTGCTTGATGAACGAATGCCCGACCCGGGTGCGCACCGGCTTGCCGCCCTGCTCGGCGACGAGTTCGGGCACCACGCGCGAAGTGATGAGGTTGTGGATGATCGTCGAACCGGGTTCCTTGGCGAGTTCGCGGGCGGCGACGAGCGCCGTGACCGCGGACGGGGTGACCGGCTCGCCGCGCTCGTCGACGACGAAGCAGCGGTCGGCGTCGCCGTCGAAGGCCAGACCCACGTCGGCGCCGGACTCGACGACCAGACGCTGGAGGTCGACGAGGTTGGCGGGGTCGAGGGGGTTGGCCTCGTGGTTCGGGAAGGTGCCGTCGAGTTCGAAGTACAGGGGCACGAGATCGACGGGCAGGGCGCCGAAGACGGCGGGGACGGTGTGGCCGCCCATGCCGTTGCCGGCGTCGACCGCCACCTTCAGCGGCCGCATCTCCGCGAGATCGACCAGGCCGCGGACGAACGAGGCGTAGTCCTCGAGGACGTCCTGCTCGGTGATGCTGCCGCGCTCGCCGTCGTAGGCGGGCACACCCTCGACGAGGTCGGCGGAGATCTGTGCCAGACCGGTGTCCTGGCCGACGGGCTTGGCACCGGCACGGCAGAGCTTGATGCCGTTGTACTTCGCGGGATTGTGGCTGGCGGTGAACATGGCGCCGGGTGCGTCGAGCAGGCCCGACGCGAAGTAGAGCTGGTCGGTGGATGCGAGGCCGATCAGCACCACGTCGAGCCCCTGGGCGGTGACCCCGTCGGCGAAGGCCTGCGAGAGCGAAGGGG harbors:
- the manA gene encoding mannose-6-phosphate isomerase, class I; the encoded protein is MHRLEGAVRSYAWGSRTAIAALRGRNVPSHHPEAELWLGAHPADPARLVDSDGDEHSLLDVLSADPQRHLGDRTVGAFGPRLPFLLKLLAAEEPLSLQAHPSAGQAAEGFAREEALGIPIDSPVRNYKDASHKPELVVALTRFEALAGFRDPKRTVELFEALAVPELDPYVGLLAGQPDSSGLRALFTTWITLPPPALAALLPRVLDGCVTYLAAGRNGERDFVPEVRTALQLADFYPGDAGVLASLLLNRITLQPGQGLYLDAGNLHAYLHGMGVEIMANSDNVLRGGLTPKHVDVPELLRVLDFGAASVPILEAVPEESAETGTGQGPIERRYRTPAPEFALSRIDLAPGDALGVGADGPQILLCTAGDARVECDGESVTLRPGDSAWLSACDRNPTVHGCAADTQVFRARLGEIPGSATDES
- a CDS encoding tobH protein, yielding MTAPSPLFDFDDAGGVLAADVDGILRSAALGGAQIRAVAAAVDEGLLGRLTDMHPRSVVFVGTDARARSAAELVVAMFGGQAGVPLVSAPATPPWVGALDVVVVSGNDAGDPELARSIDAGLRRSAEVVVDAPDEGPVRAVSAGRAMSLPPRVRVQTRYVLARHVAVFCAVLGVLQRAVRITGVPPLAQVADTADEEAARNHPANEVFHNPAKSLAVRMQSRRVVFAGDSAATAVLARHASESLLQEAGVVAGAAALSDVLVARDRLTNVVTASGENYDPFFHDEELDGPAPIAPARVFVLSTDPDRSAAQRRTAALPDVELMSVIGEFESSTVPTVLEQVAVLTVRTEMAAAYLGLAGGR
- a CDS encoding phosphomannomutase/phosphoglucomutase → MARAAESVSAVIKAYDVRGVVGEQIDEEFVREVGASFARLLRSEGSADRVVIGHDMRASSPSLSQAFADGVTAQGLDVVLIGLASTDQLYFASGLLDAPGAMFTASHNPAKYNGIKLCRAGAKPVGQDTGLAQISADLVEGVPAYDGERGSITEQDVLEDYASFVRGLVDLAEMRPLKVAVDAGNGMGGHTVPAVFGALPVDLVPLYFELDGTFPNHEANPLDPANLVDLQRLVVESGADVGLAFDGDADRCFVVDERGEPVTPSAVTALVAARELAKEPGSTIIHNLITSRVVPELVAEQGGKPVRTRVGHSFIKQQMAETGAVFGGEHSAHYYFRDFWGADSGMLAALHVLAALASQDGPLSELMSSYNRYAASGEINSTVADAAERTEAVVAAFEDRAVSIDRLDGVTVDLPDNAWFNLRASNTEPLLRLNVEARTDGEVEALVKEILSVVRA